One Pseudoalteromonas rubra genomic window, GGTGAGTACAGCAGCGCCTACGCTTGGGTGGTCCTGCGCTCCGACTGGCGTGAGGATCTGAGCAGCCAGACGCTGTTGTCAGTCGCCAGAGTTGAAGAAAACCGCAGCGGCGGTCAATATGATCCGACCGAAGTGTGGCTTACCCTGGACGATAACAAGTTTTTTTATGCTTACTCACTGAAACAAGACTGGCAGTGGCGTGTCAGTGACAGTCATTATCTGGAGTCCGGTTTTGAAGCCAAATACCTGGATGCAGAGTATGACTACTGGCTGGAGGCCTGGTATCAGGTAAATTATGATGGTGAAGATTACCGCCAGCAAAAAACACAGCTAACCGCATCCGGTAATGTGTTTGGTGCCTATATCAGTGATCGTTGGCGACTTAACCCTGACTGGGTAGCTGAGCTGGGTCTGCGCTGGGATCAGCAAGATTATTATGGGTTTACCAAAGCGCAATGGAGCCCACGAGTCGCGCTTCTATATCAGCCAACAGACGCGCAGCGGATTTCCCTGAGTGCCGGGGATTACTACCAGCCTGAGGATATTCTCAGCTTGCAGGTCGCCGATGGCAGCACGGAGTTTCATGGCGTTGAGAAAGCGCGCCATGTTATTTTATCTTATCAACATGCGCTGAGCCCGGCATTTCAATGGCGCGCCGAAGCATATTTGAAAAAACTGTCTCAGCTACGGCCCTGGTATGAAAATGCCTTTGATCTTTATGAATTCTTACCTGAAGGACAGGCCGACAGATATCGGGTTGCGCCAGACTCAGCCAGAGTCAAAGGTGTTGAGCTGAGTTTTCAGCACCACATTACTTCCAAATGGCAGTGGCATGCGAGTTACAGCTGGTCTAACGCACAGGACAGCATTAACGGTCGCTGGTATCCGCGCAGTTGGGATCAAAGGCACGCTGTCAAGCTGACGAGTCGTTATCAGTTTGATAATGGCTGGCAGATAAGTGGACTGGTGTATTTTCACTCTGGCTGGCCTATGACTGGCGAGTCAGGCCGCCTGGTAAAAAATACGCCCAATGGAACATACGAAATCCAGCGCAGCCTTAATGAGCGTAATCAGCTTAAACTGGGTAATTACAAACGCATAGATATGCGAATTCATAAAATCTATCCGTTATCAAACAGTGAGTTAACTGTTTTCTTTGAAGTTTCTAATTTACTGAACTTTGACAATGAATGTTGTATTGATCGAACCAGCTATTCAGTAGATGGACAAGGAAAGTTACTCAAAAAGGAAGAGCGGGGGCACTGGCTGCCGATTATTCCGTCGTTCGGGGTTAAGTGGGCATTTTAACTTTGGGTGAGATAAAGCCCGGTTCATGCACCGGGCTGAAATCAGACTGTGGATCAGTCCTGAACTGAGCGAAGCAGGGCGTTGATGCCTACTTTTTCACGAGTTTGCTGGTCCACTTTCTTAACGATAATCGCCGCATACAGGCTGTGAGTACCGTCTTTGCTTGGTAATGAGCCTGGCACGACAACGGCGCCGGCTGGAACACGGCCATAGTGGATCTCGCCGGTTTCACGGTCATAGATACGCGTACTTTGGGAAATATACACGCCCATTGAAATTACTGCGCCTTCTTCAACAATGACCCCTTCAACAATTTCAGAGCGGGCACCGATGAAGCAGTTATCTTCGATAATGGTTGGGTTAGCTTGCAATGGCTCCAGTACGCCGCCAATGCCTACACCGCCAGAGAGGTGCACATTCTTACCGATCTGAGCACATGAACCGACAGTGGCCCAAGTATCAACCATAGTGCCTTCATCAACATAAGCGCCAATATTGACATAAGACGGCATCAAAACCACATTTTTGCCAATGAAGCTACCCTGACGTGCAACGGCGTTGGGGACCACACGCATGCCGCCTTGCTGAAATTGCTCAGGGGTATAATCGCTGAACTTAAGGGGCACTTTATCGAAAAACTGGTTTACTCCGTCATTCATAGGCTGGTTATCGCGAATACGGAATGAGAGCAGAACCGCCTTTTTCAGCCACTGGTGTACAACCCACTCGCCGCTGACTTTCTCAGCAACGCGTGCTGCGCCTGAGTCCAGTAAAGCCAGTGCATCAATGATGGCATTTTTTACCTGAGGTGATACATCACTGGGAGTGATGGTATCGCGTTGTTCCCAGGCTTGTTCAATTGTGGTTTTTAAATCCGACATAGTGTCCTCATTTATTCAGATTCTGCATTGAGTTTTTTCATCAGTGAGCGATGTAACGATGCTTTGGCATCTTCACTGAGACGTTGGTAATCTTTGTCCGAGACCACAAAGAAATCCTCCGCGCGTTCGCCTACTGTGGTAATACGTGCGGCGTGAATGTGCAGTGAATGGACTTGAAAAACTTCGGCAATTTTAGTCAGTAAGCCGGGAATATCCACTGCCTGGATCTCAATCAGGTTTCGGTCACTACGGGCGTGGGGGCGTACCACGACCTTAGGTTTAATATTAAAGTCTTTAAAGCGCTGCGAGCGGTTCTTTTTCAGCCGGATTTTCTTTTTCGGATCGGTGAGGATCACTTCCAGGCTGCGGCGCAAAGTTTTGGCCCGGGTACCACTGATGGGGCGACCGTCTACTTCCAGTATGACAAAGCTAAAGACCACATAACCATCTTTGGTTGTCAGTACCTGAGCATGCTGGATCTGGGCCTTCTTGGAACCAATGACCGCCACCAGTTTGGCAAATAAACTGGCTTCGTAAGGCGCATAAACAAACACCTGGGTACCGCCATGCATAGGCTGTTCTGATACAACTACGCAGGGCTGGCTTAAGTCATCTCGGCCGAGCAAATATTCGGTTTGCCAGGAAATTTGCTGCTCGCTGAATGCGGTAAAATAGTTGGCTTTAAAGCGTGCCCAGATCATGTCAATCAGGTCTTCGCGATAGTCTTTATTGATCAGCCGCTGTTTTGCCTGTTGTTTCTTATCGCGGATCTGATCACGCATATCCATGGGGTTTTCCAGACCCAGGCGCAGCGCCCGCTGCGTGAGCAAATAAAGCTCACGCAATAAAGTGTTTTTCCAGTCATTCCACAGATTATCGTTGGTTGCGCGAATATCGGCAACGGTCAGACAATAGAGATAGTCGAGCTGGCGCTCGTTTTTAATGCGTGTGGCAAATTCGTTGATCACTTCCGGATCATTGATGTCCTTACGCTGCGCGGTGACCGACATCAACAGGTGGTTTTCGACCAACCAGGCAACAAGCTTACAGTCGGAGGAAGAGAACCCGTGCATTTGTGCA contains:
- a CDS encoding TonB-dependent receptor plug domain-containing protein, whose product is MIRQIPVQQDRLLRPRLLPFLLPGAPTDHGTHSEQAKNTIQAPGKHLAQASGSLSVLMISVALNTTMAHANAAPSDLERITVTGSQYTLATRHNTHFLSKERIESMPHIADDIFRLMPALPGVAAGDYSANFFVRGGHSDEVLVLLDGQQLYRPFHMKSFNSAFSIVDTDNVGAMDFSSGGFTARYGNKMSGVMAIESLYDMPQYEHSLGVSFINARAGSQGTFDDDKGSWLVSVRRGYLDLVLDAVEDESNKFEPIYADLFAKVSYELTDTQSLSGHFLYAWDDEILDDTFTEWDGVREYQVKEKVSGEYSSAYAWVVLRSDWREDLSSQTLLSVARVEENRSGGQYDPTEVWLTLDDNKFFYAYSLKQDWQWRVSDSHYLESGFEAKYLDAEYDYWLEAWYQVNYDGEDYRQQKTQLTASGNVFGAYISDRWRLNPDWVAELGLRWDQQDYYGFTKAQWSPRVALLYQPTDAQRISLSAGDYYQPEDILSLQVADGSTEFHGVEKARHVILSYQHALSPAFQWRAEAYLKKLSQLRPWYENAFDLYEFLPEGQADRYRVAPDSARVKGVELSFQHHITSKWQWHASYSWSNAQDSINGRWYPRSWDQRHAVKLTSRYQFDNGWQISGLVYFHSGWPMTGESGRLVKNTPNGTYEIQRSLNERNQLKLGNYKRIDMRIHKIYPLSNSELTVFFEVSNLLNFDNECCIDRTSYSVDGQGKLLKKEERGHWLPIIPSFGVKWAF
- the dapD gene encoding 2,3,4,5-tetrahydropyridine-2,6-dicarboxylate N-succinyltransferase, with translation MSDLKTTIEQAWEQRDTITPSDVSPQVKNAIIDALALLDSGAARVAEKVSGEWVVHQWLKKAVLLSFRIRDNQPMNDGVNQFFDKVPLKFSDYTPEQFQQGGMRVVPNAVARQGSFIGKNVVLMPSYVNIGAYVDEGTMVDTWATVGSCAQIGKNVHLSGGVGIGGVLEPLQANPTIIEDNCFIGARSEIVEGVIVEEGAVISMGVYISQSTRIYDRETGEIHYGRVPAGAVVVPGSLPSKDGTHSLYAAIIVKKVDQQTREKVGINALLRSVQD